Proteins from a single region of Primulina tabacum isolate GXHZ01 chromosome 5, ASM2559414v2, whole genome shotgun sequence:
- the LOC142545113 gene encoding subtilisin-like protease SBT3: MDLLRSVFLILFSWCLLFHHVCQSSAQRSTYIVHMDKSSMPKAFSSHHYWYSSILESVKSLNGNGLGPKHVYTYDNAFHGFSAVVSKDELEALRKSPGFLSAYEDGIVTPDTTHTYKFLSLNTVSGLWPASEYGEDAIIGVVDSGVWPESPSFKDNGMTEIPAKWKGKCQEGEEFNSSLCNKKLIGAQYFNAGVRAANPGVTITMNSARDDDGHGTHVGSTAAGNFVDGVSFFGYAPGTARGVAPRARLAAYKVLWNEGSLESDALAGIDQAVADGVDVLSISLSYRNTDLYENPIAIAGFGAREKGILVSVSAGNRGPSTATLLEGIPWAFVVASGTVDRWFAGTLTLGNGKRITGWTMFPLRAVVRNLPLVYNSTLSACNSTELLAEAPNDSIIVCNQTDETTDFFFLMRYLTQSNVRAAIIISEDTSILRSISFPHPGVVITPKEAQVVIKYAKNNDTARATIDFQQTLIGTEPRAAPALSASSSRGPARSYPGILKPDITAPGVLILAANNPNVIGPQVGNSVFLSTDYTLMSGTSMACPHISGISALLIAAHPEWSPAAVQSAMMTTANPFDNTGEPIKDMGFDDRVATPLGIGAGQVDPNRALDPGLVYDATPQDYVNLVCSMNFTLEQTKTIIRSSYNCSNPSSDLNYPSFMALYEVQDKTSRLTRKFKRTVTNVGTGAATYIYKLETPQGSTITVSPETLVFRKKNEKQSYTLTIRYRSSSDSKVTYGSITWVEVNGKRTVRSPIVVSPGVNND; encoded by the coding sequence atggaCCTGCTTCGATCAGTTTTTCTGATTTTGTTCTCTTGGTGTCTTTTGTTTCATCATGTTTGTCAATCTTCGGCGCAAAGATCTACGTACATTGTCCATATGGACAAGTCCTCCATGCCTAAGGCATTTTCCAGTCACCATTATTGGTACTCTTCCATACTTGAATCGGTCAAATCATTGAACGGAAACGGACTGGGGCCGAAGCATGTTTATACATACGACAATGCGTTCCATGGATTCAGTGCAGTGGTGTCGAAAGATGAATTGGAAGCTTTGAGGAAGTCACCTGGATTCCTTTCAGCTTATGAAGATGGTATTGTCACGCCAGACACTACGCATACCTATAAGTTCCTGTCTCTCAACACTGTTTCCGGGCTGTGGCCCGCATCTGAGTATGGGGAAGATGCTATCATTGGTGTCGTTGACAGTGGCGTTTGGCCTGAAAGCCCGAGTTTTAAAGATAATGGGATGACTGAGATTCCAGCAAAATGGAAGGGAAAATGTCAAGAAGGGGAAGAATTCAATTCATCGTTGTGCAACAAGAAACTCATCGGAGCACAATATTTCAATGCCGGAGTTCGAGCTGCGAATCCGGGGGTCACTATTACTATGAATTCTGCTAGGGACGACGATGGTCACGGCACGCATGTTGGATCCACTGCGGCCGGTAATTTTGTGGATGGTGTCTCGTTCTTTGGTTATGCTCCAGGGACAGCAAGAGGGGTTGCTCCAAGAGCTAGGTTGGCGGCTTATAAGGTCCTTTGGAATGAGGGCAGTTTGGAATCTGATGCTCTTGCTGGGATTGATCAGGCTGTGGCTGATGGGGTCGATGTGCTTTCGATTTCTTTGAGTTATAGAAATACAGATTTGTACGAGAACCCGATTGCCATTGCGGGCTTTGGGGCTCGAGAGAAGGGAATTCTTGTGTCTGTCTCAGCTGGAAACCGAGGCCCGAGTACAGCAACTTTGCTTGAGGGGATTCCATGGGCTTTTGTGGTGGCATCAGGAACTGTGGATCGGTGGTTTGCCGGAACCTTAACTCTTGGAAACGGGAAAAGGATCACGGGATGGACTATGTTCCCTCTGCGAGCTGTGGTTAGAAACTTGCCTCTAGTTTACAATTCGACCTTATCCGCCTGCAACTCTACCGAATTGCTTGCTGAAGCTCCCAACGATAGCATAATTGTATGCAATCAAACCGATGAAACCACGGATTTCTTTTTCTTAATGAGGTATCTGACCCAGTCTAATGTCCGAGCAGCAATCATCATATCTGAAGATACCAGTATACTCCGATCCATTTCTTTTCCTCATCCAGGAGTGGTGATCACCCCGAAAGAAGCACAAGTTGTGATCAAATATGCAAAAAACAACGATACAGCGAGAGCAACCATTGATTTCCAACAAACTCTTATCGGGACAGAGCCGAGAGCTGCTCCGGCACTGTCAGCGTCTTCGTCCAGAGGCCCTGCACGAAGCTATCCTGGAATCTTGAAACCTGACATAACTGCACCTGGAGTGTTGATTTTAGCAGCAAATAATCCCAATGTTATCGGGCCACAAGTCGGGAACAGTGTCTTCTTGTCCACAGACTACACTCTCATGTCCGGAACTTCGATGGCATGTCCTCACATTTCCGGAATATCTGCGCTTCTAATTGCTGCGCACCCAGAGTGGAGCCCTGCCGCGGTTCAGTCCGCCATGATGACCACAGCAAATCCGTTTGATAATACTGGAGAACCAATTAAGGACATGGGCTTTGATGATCGAGTCGCAACGCCTCTTGGCATAGGAGCAGGGCAAGTTGATCCAAACCGAGCACTTGATCCAGGTCTTGTTTACGATGCCACCCCCCAAGACTACGTCAATCTTGTCTGCTCAATGAATTTCACTCTAGAACAAACTAAAACCATCATAAGATCAAGCTACAACTGTTCGAATCCGTCATCTGATCTGAATTACCCGTCTTTCATGGCTCTATACGAGGTGCAAGATAAAACATCCAGATTAACCCGGAAATTCAAGAGAACTGTGACAAATGTCGGGACCGGTGCAGCCACATACATCTATAAGTTGGAAACACCACAGGGTTCAACGATCACGGTTTCGCCGGAAACTCTTGTGTTTCGGAAGAAAAACGAGAAGCAGAGCTATACACTAACGATTCGTTACCGGAGTAGTAGTGATTCTAAGGTCACGTATGGTTCAATCACTTGGGTTGAAGTGAATGGCAAACGTACGGTGAGAAGTCCCATTGTGGTATCTCCAGGGGTGAACAATGACTAG
- the LOC142545114 gene encoding putative E3 ubiquitin-protein ligase RHG1A isoform X1 produces MQGQRSSVSAALPSFDLGLSSVPSGIDSQISWNSMQTSAQNFVPEYRISSSDSNISYLPHVRHDGVNGEWSAGSSSAAQNQGEQNEGKTENIISTHTRATLTIEERQFEQSNFFSFDIPNANPNDNYTTDGLLHARDSSSEALLQDLNMSSGFGSNEDDDVEIIEHRNTYASVGSSNGYRTSVGGSSDSLRLPSGFRGCAMEESEYGSGSLDGQRASCKRKIFEVVGESSGAGSSNSYQNVERSQWTVQSAQLDARNNTMPAQISNNLVINNGSERSNSRLRIDVGEAVSAGPFSLNPSRTAENSLRNFSLRSNGRQRQRQRQDQMPVNPSSTEVEFGSVDGSSSQNSSRLVAHNRLLDLNPSPVAENGSVHGQSALLQVPFVRRNLQSRWNEASSSRTNGSFASTPILGERDARLFDETAQRNIPISISDHRIFIPDREMRSSSRYPINWNFASGNNNIAGNAASTSQVATSSGLDSASPNWSHRRCPQYPQRLSEIVRRSLLSSAGTESGGGQSSNLATRTSSPATSQEMPFTFRPGSQGQRMSNQRSALLDRRREGAFGTPNSLRVFASATEGRTAVMSEQIRRVLDLMRRGEALRLEDLMILDNSVFFGMADLHDQHDRHRDMRLDVDNMTYEELLALEERIGNVCTGLTEEVIISRLKDKNYVTSGAENPAETEPCSICREEYSEGVNLGTLDCGHDFHKDCIKQWLLLKNLCPICKTTGLKT; encoded by the exons ATGCAAGGGCAAAGGAGTTCTGTCAGTGCCGCCTTGCCTAGTTTTGATCTTGGATTATCATCAGTTCCTTCAGGCATAGATTCACAAATTTCCTGGAATAGTATGCAGACTTCTGCGCAAAATTTTGTTCCTGAGTACAGAATATCATCAAGTGACAGCAATATTTCGTATCTGCCTCATGTAAGACATGATGGCGTGAATGGCGAGTGGAGTGCCGGTAGTTCTAGTGCTGCACAGAATCAAGGCGAGCAAAATGAGGGAAAAACAGAAAATATTATCAGCACTCACACTCGAGCCACTCTCACCATAGAAGAACGTCAATTTGAacaatctaattttttttcatttgacATTCCTAATGCAAATCCAAATGACAATTATACTACAGATGGGTTGCTTCATGCTCGCGATTCCAGCTCGGAAGCCCTTCTGCAGGATCTTAACATGAGTTCTGGATTCGGAAGCAACGAGGATGATGATGTTGAGATAATCGAACATCGCAACACATATGCTTCTGTTGGATCGTCAAATGGTTATAGGACATCTGTTGGTGGTTCCTCGGATTCTTTGAGGTTGCCGTCTGGATTTCGTGGATGTGCAATGGAAGAGAGTGAATACGGGTCTGGTTCTTTGGATGGTCAACGAGCTTCTTGCAAgagaaaaatatttgaagtgGTGGGAGAGTCTTCTGGAGCTGGGAGTTCAAATTCGTATCAGAATGTGGAAAGAAGTCAATGGACCGTACAATCTGCTCAGCTTGATGCAAGAAACAATACAATGCCAGCACAAATATCCAACAACCTTGTCATTAATAATGGATCGGAACGGTCAAATTCAAGGCTTAGGATTGATGTCGGAGAAGCAGTTTCTGCAGGTCCATTTTCTTTGAATCCCTCCAGAACTGCTGAAAATTCTCTCAGGAATTTCAGCTTGCGGTCGAACGGACGACAACGACAACGACAACGACAAGATCAAATGCCTGTAAATCCATCTTCAACAGAGGTTGAATTTGGAAGTGTAGATGGTTCATCTTCTCAGAATTCGTCGAGATTAGTTGCACACAATCGTCTATTAGATTTGAATCCATCTCCTGTGGCAGAAAATGGAAGTGTTCATGGGCAGTCAGCTCTTTTGCAAGTTCCTTTTGTTCGCCGAAATCTTCAGTCTAGGTGGAATGAAGCATCTAGCTCAAGAACCAATGGCTCATTTGCTTCCACTCCTATTTTAGGAGAGAGGGATGCTAGactttttgatgaaactgcTCAAAGAAACATTCCCATAAGCATTTCGGATCATCGCATCTTTATTCCGGATCGTGAGATGAGAAGTTCATCTCGTTATCCCATAAACTGGAACTTTGCTAGTGGGAATAACAATATAGCTGGAAATGCTGCATCTACTTCTCAGGTAGCCACATCTTCAGGGCTCGATTCTGCTTCACCTAATTGGTCTCATCGAAGATGTCCACAATATCCTCAGAGACTGTCAGAAATTGTTCGAAGATCTTTGTTATCCTCAGCAGGTACCGAATCTGGGGGTGGTCAGAGCAGTAATCTTGCCACGCGGACAAGTTCTCCAGCTACCTCACAAGAGATGCCATTTACGTTTAGACCGGGTAGTCAAGGTCAACGTATGTCGAACCAAAGGTCAGCATTGTTGGATAGACGTCGTGAAGGTGCTTTTGGAACACCTAATTCACTACGAGTTTTTGCTTCTGCTACTGAAGGAAGAACTGCTGTTATGTCTGAG CAGATTCGCCGAGTCTTGGATCTTATGCGAAGGGGGGAGGCGTTGAGACTAGAG GACTTGATGATCCTCGATAATTCAGTCTTTTTTGGGATGGCTGATCTACATGATCAACATGATCGACATCGTGACATGCGGTTGGATGTAGATAACATGACTTATGAG GAGTTATTGGCCTTGGAGGAACGGATAGGTAACGTGTGCACAGGATTGACCGAAGAGGTCATAATCAGTCGTTTAAAAGACAAGAACTATGTAACAAGCGGAGCCGAAAATCCAGCGGAAACAGAGCCTTGCAGTATATGTCGG GAAGAGTACAGCGAAGGAGTCAACCTTGGAACGCTGGACTGCGGCCACGACTTTCATAAAGACTGCATCAAACAATGGCTCCTGCTAAAAAATTTGTGCCCCATTTGTAAAACAACGGGATTGAAAACGTGA
- the LOC142545114 gene encoding E3 ubiquitin-protein ligase MBR2-like isoform X2 codes for MQGQRSSVSAALPSFDLGLSSVPSGIDSQISWNSMQTSAQNFVPEYRISSSDSNISYLPHVRHDGVNGEWSAGSSSAAQNQGEQNEGKTENIISTHTRATLTIEERQFEQSNFFSFDIPNANPNDNYTTDGLLHARDSSSEALLQDLNMSSGFGSNEDDDVEIIEHRNTYASVGSSNGYRTSVGGSSDSLRLPSGFRGCAMEESEYGSGSLDGQRASCKRKIFEVVGESSGAGSSNSYQNVERSQWTVQSAQLDARNNTMPAQISNNLVINNGSERSNSRLRIDVGEAVSAGPFSLNPSRTAENSLRNFSLRSNGRQRQRQRQDQMPVNPSSTEVEFGSVDGSSSQNSSRLVAHNRLLDLNPSPVAENGSVHGQSALLQVPFVRRNLQSRWNEASSSRTNGSFASTPILGERDARLFDETAQRNIPISISDHRIFIPDREMRSSSRYPINWNFASGNNNIAGNAASTSQVATSSGLDSASPNWSHRRCPQYPQRLSEIVRRSLLSSAGTESGGGQSSNLATRTSSPATSQEMPFTFRPGSQGQRMSNQRSALLDRRREGAFGTPNSLRVFASATEGRTAVMSEIRRVLDLMRRGEALRLEDLMILDNSVFFGMADLHDQHDRHRDMRLDVDNMTYEELLALEERIGNVCTGLTEEVIISRLKDKNYVTSGAENPAETEPCSICREEYSEGVNLGTLDCGHDFHKDCIKQWLLLKNLCPICKTTGLKT; via the exons ATGCAAGGGCAAAGGAGTTCTGTCAGTGCCGCCTTGCCTAGTTTTGATCTTGGATTATCATCAGTTCCTTCAGGCATAGATTCACAAATTTCCTGGAATAGTATGCAGACTTCTGCGCAAAATTTTGTTCCTGAGTACAGAATATCATCAAGTGACAGCAATATTTCGTATCTGCCTCATGTAAGACATGATGGCGTGAATGGCGAGTGGAGTGCCGGTAGTTCTAGTGCTGCACAGAATCAAGGCGAGCAAAATGAGGGAAAAACAGAAAATATTATCAGCACTCACACTCGAGCCACTCTCACCATAGAAGAACGTCAATTTGAacaatctaattttttttcatttgacATTCCTAATGCAAATCCAAATGACAATTATACTACAGATGGGTTGCTTCATGCTCGCGATTCCAGCTCGGAAGCCCTTCTGCAGGATCTTAACATGAGTTCTGGATTCGGAAGCAACGAGGATGATGATGTTGAGATAATCGAACATCGCAACACATATGCTTCTGTTGGATCGTCAAATGGTTATAGGACATCTGTTGGTGGTTCCTCGGATTCTTTGAGGTTGCCGTCTGGATTTCGTGGATGTGCAATGGAAGAGAGTGAATACGGGTCTGGTTCTTTGGATGGTCAACGAGCTTCTTGCAAgagaaaaatatttgaagtgGTGGGAGAGTCTTCTGGAGCTGGGAGTTCAAATTCGTATCAGAATGTGGAAAGAAGTCAATGGACCGTACAATCTGCTCAGCTTGATGCAAGAAACAATACAATGCCAGCACAAATATCCAACAACCTTGTCATTAATAATGGATCGGAACGGTCAAATTCAAGGCTTAGGATTGATGTCGGAGAAGCAGTTTCTGCAGGTCCATTTTCTTTGAATCCCTCCAGAACTGCTGAAAATTCTCTCAGGAATTTCAGCTTGCGGTCGAACGGACGACAACGACAACGACAACGACAAGATCAAATGCCTGTAAATCCATCTTCAACAGAGGTTGAATTTGGAAGTGTAGATGGTTCATCTTCTCAGAATTCGTCGAGATTAGTTGCACACAATCGTCTATTAGATTTGAATCCATCTCCTGTGGCAGAAAATGGAAGTGTTCATGGGCAGTCAGCTCTTTTGCAAGTTCCTTTTGTTCGCCGAAATCTTCAGTCTAGGTGGAATGAAGCATCTAGCTCAAGAACCAATGGCTCATTTGCTTCCACTCCTATTTTAGGAGAGAGGGATGCTAGactttttgatgaaactgcTCAAAGAAACATTCCCATAAGCATTTCGGATCATCGCATCTTTATTCCGGATCGTGAGATGAGAAGTTCATCTCGTTATCCCATAAACTGGAACTTTGCTAGTGGGAATAACAATATAGCTGGAAATGCTGCATCTACTTCTCAGGTAGCCACATCTTCAGGGCTCGATTCTGCTTCACCTAATTGGTCTCATCGAAGATGTCCACAATATCCTCAGAGACTGTCAGAAATTGTTCGAAGATCTTTGTTATCCTCAGCAGGTACCGAATCTGGGGGTGGTCAGAGCAGTAATCTTGCCACGCGGACAAGTTCTCCAGCTACCTCACAAGAGATGCCATTTACGTTTAGACCGGGTAGTCAAGGTCAACGTATGTCGAACCAAAGGTCAGCATTGTTGGATAGACGTCGTGAAGGTGCTTTTGGAACACCTAATTCACTACGAGTTTTTGCTTCTGCTACTGAAGGAAGAACTGCTGTTATGTCTGAG ATTCGCCGAGTCTTGGATCTTATGCGAAGGGGGGAGGCGTTGAGACTAGAG GACTTGATGATCCTCGATAATTCAGTCTTTTTTGGGATGGCTGATCTACATGATCAACATGATCGACATCGTGACATGCGGTTGGATGTAGATAACATGACTTATGAG GAGTTATTGGCCTTGGAGGAACGGATAGGTAACGTGTGCACAGGATTGACCGAAGAGGTCATAATCAGTCGTTTAAAAGACAAGAACTATGTAACAAGCGGAGCCGAAAATCCAGCGGAAACAGAGCCTTGCAGTATATGTCGG GAAGAGTACAGCGAAGGAGTCAACCTTGGAACGCTGGACTGCGGCCACGACTTTCATAAAGACTGCATCAAACAATGGCTCCTGCTAAAAAATTTGTGCCCCATTTGTAAAACAACGGGATTGAAAACGTGA